The genomic region AGCCTCATTATCTGCTGAAAGACCTGTGCTCTGATAATTCTCATTCTCCGGCAGTTCCAGATAGAAACTGTCACAACTGTCAATTTCAATTGTACCTGAGCTGATTGTATAATCAAGTATGTGTCCTCCGGCTGTCCTGTCTGTTGTAATGAAATGCAGGTGGTATCCCGGGACATTTATTCCGTTAACAAATTCAGGCATCCAATATCCTACAATTGTTCCTTCGGTATCATTAAACTCAAAAACTGACTGGTCCTTAGTTACATCAACAAGTCTTGGATATGGTTTTTCCTGGGCAGCTACACTGCGGGTTTTCATGTATGAGAAATTCCCAGTAACCTTAACGGCATACATAAGGTTCTGGCTAGGAAGCATATCTTCAATAAATGCTGCCAGTTCCTGGCTGTTCATTTCTGTTTTTATGCTGTCCTGGATGTCTGTCTCAAAGAAAGTAACTGCTGCAAATGGTGAAGTTTCAGTATCCTGAACTTCGTAAACGTTACCATCAGCTTTTACCTGATAGATAACCCCGTCAAGTTCCAGCATTTCCCCGTCAAGATTATCAAATGTACCCAGGCCAAAATCACCATTCTCTTTAAGTTCTCCACAGGTTATTTCGCCGTCATAGACTCCTTCAAGGAGTGCATCGATAACTGAGAACTGGTAGATTGTATCTATCTGTGTTTCTGTGCCAGTGACCTCGTTTTCTCCGCTTTCGCCGTTGGAAGCCACATCTTCAGTCTGTTCATTTATGCACCCTGCTCCTAGAACGGACAATAAAGCCACAAATAAAAGAATGTAAAAGTTTATTTTTTTCATATTGATTCCTCTCAAACGGTAATCTGTAGTTAAATGAAGTAGCAGGCATCATACTGTTTGCCTGAAATTATTTATTGTAAAAAAGAAGATTCTGCAGGCAATTATGCTGCAGCAGTTTCTGTTATGATGTTTTCAAGGTTCAGAAGAATGAGTAATCTGTCTTCCATTTTACCGACACCCTTCAGGTATTCTGCATTGATTTTCTGTGTGATAATCTCAGGTGTCTGTTCAATATTGGAACCTTTAAGGCGGATAACTTCGCTTACGGAGTCAACAACAAGTCCTATTATAGTACCATTGATGTCAACAACCACGATTCTTGAGTCGTCTGTCATCTCTGTTTCATTCATACCAAAACGCCTGTCAAGATCCATAACAACTATGATCTTACCTCTCAGGTTAATAACACCTTTAACGTATTCAGGAGATCTTGGTATCCTTGTAATGTCAGGCATGCGGATAATTTCCTGTACCTGCATGATGTTGATGCCGAACTCTTCAACACCTAAGTTGAAAATAACAAGTTGATGAAGGTCATCGTCAATATTTTCAGTATAACTTTCAGTTACATTAGTCATTAATTCTCACCTCAGTGAAAACGGAAACGTATTAGCACAAATACATCCCGGATATAATTATTCCTAGCAATATTATATTCAAGTTAGTATATATAGCTTATCTTAAACTCCTCTGACAATATCATATGACATTTTCCTCTCAGCAAGCTCCAAAAACCGATTCTTATTTAAGTATCTAGACCAATACCACGCTAAAAATCAGGATTACTTTTATTTATATTTCACAATCACGAGGGTTCAAATGAGCGATATTTTACGGAGAGGACGCTTATCTTCAACACCTGATGAAGATATGCTTAATTTTACATCATCAATGTCTGCTGACAAATGGATATTTGAGGCAGATATCCTTGTTGACATGGCTCACACGGTCATGTTGCATGAACAGAGAATCATCAAAGAGGACGATTGCAGCAGTATTCTGGCAGGACTGCTGAAAATCAGGGAAGAAGGCATTGAGCAGCTTGACCACAGTTATGAGGATATCCATATTTCACTGGAGTCCAGACTAATTGACATGGTAGGCGAGGATACAGGAGGAAGAATGCACTCCGGTCGCTCCCGAAATGATGAGGTTGCAACCTGTATCCGTATAAGACTCAGGGATGAACTTCTCTCCCTGATGGAGGAACTTTCAGGTCTTAGAAATATTCTTCTCCAGCGTGCATCTGAGAACACAGAAACACTCATGCCAGGATTTACTCACCTGCAGCATGCACAGCCAACAACTTTTTCACACCACCTTGTTGCACATTCAGATGCAATAGGCAGGGATATTGAGCGTGTTATCAGTGCATTCTCAAGGGTGAACAAATCCCCACTGGGATCAGCAGCTTTCGCATCGACCGGTTTTAATCTCAACCGTGACAGGACATGTTCACTTTTAGGATTTGATGCTCTTCTTGGGAACTCAATGGATGCTGTAAGCACCCGTGACTTTTTGATTGAATCTGCATCTGTGATGTCCAATATTATGGTGAACCTCAGTAAGATGGCAGAGGAAATTATTATCTGGTCAAGTTCTGAATTTTCCTTTGTTGAACTTGATGATATGTATGCATCCACATCATCAATAATGCCACAGAAGAAAAACCCCGATTCTGCTGAACTTGTCAGGGGAAAGGCAGGTACGGTAATCGGTTCACTCATGGCTCTGCTTTCTCTCTGCAAGGCACTTCCTTTAAGCTACAACCGTGACCTTCAGGAAGCAACACCTAATATGTGGCGTGCTGTTGAGACTACCAGGAGTGCTGTCCGTATCACAAAAGGTATGATAGCTACTATGAATGTGAATGCCGAAAGCATGGCTGAAAAGTCAGTTCTTGGTTTTACAACAGCAACGGAACTCGCAGACACTATGGTGAGAGCTGGCGGAATTCCATTCAGGACAGCCCACCAGATTGTTGGCGTACTGGCAAGAGGGGATGGAAACCCTACACTTGCTGATGTTGATGCAGTAGCAAAGGATGTAATTGGTGAAACTTTGAGCAGTCGAGGCCTTACTGAGGAAATGGTAAAGGAAGCCCTAGATCCTGTTCTTAACATCAACAGGCGTTCAATCACAGGTGGTCCTGCACCTTCAGAAATGGAAAAGGCAATAAAGACCCGTCTTGAAGATCTTGAAGGTACAAAGACAAGCATCTCA from Methanolobus tindarius DSM 2278 harbors:
- the budA gene encoding acetolactate decarboxylase, translating into MKKINFYILLFVALLSVLGAGCINEQTEDVASNGESGENEVTGTETQIDTIYQFSVIDALLEGVYDGEITCGELKENGDFGLGTFDNLDGEMLELDGVIYQVKADGNVYEVQDTETSPFAAVTFFETDIQDSIKTEMNSQELAAFIEDMLPSQNLMYAVKVTGNFSYMKTRSVAAQEKPYPRLVDVTKDQSVFEFNDTEGTIVGYWMPEFVNGINVPGYHLHFITTDRTAGGHILDYTISSGTIEIDSCDSFYLELPENENYQSTGLSADNEADLEEAEN
- a CDS encoding chemotaxis protein CheW; the protein is MTNVTESYTENIDDDLHQLVIFNLGVEEFGINIMQVQEIIRMPDITRIPRSPEYVKGVINLRGKIIVVMDLDRRFGMNETEMTDDSRIVVVDINGTIIGLVVDSVSEVIRLKGSNIEQTPEIITQKINAEYLKGVGKMEDRLLILLNLENIITETAAA
- the argH gene encoding argininosuccinate lyase, whose translation is MSDILRRGRLSSTPDEDMLNFTSSMSADKWIFEADILVDMAHTVMLHEQRIIKEDDCSSILAGLLKIREEGIEQLDHSYEDIHISLESRLIDMVGEDTGGRMHSGRSRNDEVATCIRIRLRDELLSLMEELSGLRNILLQRASENTETLMPGFTHLQHAQPTTFSHHLVAHSDAIGRDIERVISAFSRVNKSPLGSAAFASTGFNLNRDRTCSLLGFDALLGNSMDAVSTRDFLIESASVMSNIMVNLSKMAEEIIIWSSSEFSFVELDDMYASTSSIMPQKKNPDSAELVRGKAGTVIGSLMALLSLCKALPLSYNRDLQEATPNMWRAVETTRSAVRITKGMIATMNVNAESMAEKSVLGFTTATELADTMVRAGGIPFRTAHQIVGVLARGDGNPTLADVDAVAKDVIGETLSSRGLTEEMVKEALDPVLNINRRSITGGPAPSEMEKAIKTRLEDLEGTKTSISELNAGIEESLKVLYGIVEKYTGQKA